Proteins encoded within one genomic window of Eurosta solidaginis isolate ZX-2024a chromosome 1, ASM4086904v1, whole genome shotgun sequence:
- the LOC137238777 gene encoding uncharacterized protein, translated as MASSINTNQRRSRTTAEQLSRMVDFLMETPGLAGSRFLKRHGKAECDKKWTEMATMLNSLGGAVKTVEQWRTVWRDLKSRTSLKVRDRNRKQAMTGNNPIYEQRPTELERRVIALTGKDYQQGDDACDENVPQMEQLQLRKENEESIIVEINSMSPDELPSVLHDELQFVSHDELPFEIHEGSANMRSSTPVAPSRRTPITPATRTTRSGATRRRVGSASEIQKTFLEVAQTQASALKMLAESSVAAVVSSSKQADALKLLADCSVASVQATKLMAESMATMGNGLKACADAFNNLTNAIYRL; from the exons ATGGCGTCATCAATTAATACCAATCAACGGAGAAGCCGTACCACAGCCGAGCAGTTAAGTCGAATGGTGGACTTTTTAATGGAAACTCCGGGATTAGCGGGTTCCAGATTTCTAAAGCGGCATGGAAAAGCAGAATGTGATAAAAAATGGACTGAAATGGCGACAATGCTGAATAGCCTCGGTGGTGCTGTAAAAACTGTTGAGCAGTGGCGTACG gtATGGAGAGATCTAAAAAGCCGTACAAGTCTAAAAGTTCGTGACAGGAATAGGAAGCAGGCAATGACAGGTAACAATCCTATATATGAACAGCGGCCCACTGAACTGGAGAGGCGTGTAATTGCCCTTACTGGCAAGGATTACCAGCAAGGTGATGATGCCTGTGATGAAAACGTGCCACAGATGGAG CAACTGCAACTGCGTAAGGAAAATGAGGAAAGCATCATTGTGGAAATAAACTCGATGTCACCTGACGAATTGCCATCGGTTTTGCATGATGAACTGCAATTCGTTTCGCATGATGAGCTGCCATTTGAAATTCATGAAGGAAGCGCAAATATGAGGTCATCTACGCCAGTTGCTCCGTCAAGAAGAACGCCGATTACTCCAGCAACGAGAACGACTCGAAGTGGTGCCACCCGGAGGCGCGTAGGAAGTGCCAGCGAGATACAAAAAACGTTTTTAGAAGTTGCTCAAACTCAGGCATCAGCCCTTAaa ATGTTAGCTGAGTCAAGTGTTGCCGCCGTGGTATCGTCCAGCAAACAAGCCGATGCTttaaaa CTGCTAGCAGACTGTAGTGTGGCTAGTGTACAGGCGACCAAGTTGATGGCGGAGAGTATGGCCACAATGGGTAATGGCTTAAAGGCATGTGCGGACGCTTTCAATAATTTAACCAATGCAATATATCGACTTTAA